The following are from one region of the Silene latifolia isolate original U9 population chromosome 9, ASM4854445v1, whole genome shotgun sequence genome:
- the LOC141601317 gene encoding putative mitochondrial protein AtMg00860, whose product MDLMNRLFSPYLDKFVVVFIDNILVYSKTKEEHEEHLTIVVQTLREHELYEKHSKCEFWLENVAFLGHVISKEGVVEDPTKIDVVSKWVAPKNVAEIRSFIGLAGYYRLFVKDFSKIARPLTSLMR is encoded by the coding sequence ATGGATCTCATGAATAGGTTATTTAGCCCGTatttggacaagttcgtggtagTGTTCATAGACAACATTTTGGTCTACTCTAAAAcaaaggaggagcacgaggagcactTAACAATAGTGGTGcaaaccttgagggagcatgaacTTTATGAAAAACATagtaagtgcgagttttggttggagaatgTGGCTTTCCTAGGTCATGTCATATCAAAGGAAGGAGTTGTCGAAGACCCGACCAAGATTGATGTCGTGTCTAAGTGGGTAGCACCCAAGAATGTAGCGGAAATCCGAAGCTTCATAGGTCTAGCAGGGTATTACCGGTtgtttgtgaaagacttctccAAGATCGCTAGACCTTTGACATCGTTGATGAGATAG